Genomic segment of Gigantopelta aegis isolate Gae_Host chromosome 10, Gae_host_genome, whole genome shotgun sequence:
ACATATTTGAGTAAGTATTTGAATACTAAGCACATGTTTGAGTAAGTATCTGAATACCAAACACATATTTGAGTAAGTATCTGAATACCAAACCATGTTTGAGTAAGTATCTGAATACTAAACACATGCTTCAGTAAGTATctgaatataaacaaatatttgagtAAGTATCTGAACACAAAACACGTTTGAGTAAGTATCTGAATACAAAACACATTTGAGTAAGTATCTGAATACAAAACACATGTTTGAGTAAGTATTTGAATAGAAAACATGTTTGAATAAgtatttgaatataaaacatgtttgagTAAGTAtctgaatattaaaaaacatgtttgaataagtatttaaatataaaacacatgtttgagtaaatatttaaatataaaacacatgTTTGAGTAAGTATTTGAACATACTAAACATGTTTCAGCATCATCTGAAAATGATGCCACCCAAAAAAGAAGACATtaccaatagctgataataCTTAATAATACCGTTTTGTCCATTGTCTTGTGATGTTGTACTCTGTGATGTTTGTTACTTCATTTATACAATGTTGATACTGGTTACCTAAACTgtaatatttataggatattaaacaagcttccatttcatatcatatttatgtcaccaattaaaataattttcagttgtcacaagctttagcgagtgacaatgaaaattatttcacatgggacataaacatgatactaaatggtagcgagtttaatatcctcggtggcgtagtggttaagccatcggactacaggctggtaggtacaggttcgcagcccggtaccggctccaacccagagcgagttcttaagggctcaatgggtaggtgtaaggccactacaccctcttctctctcactaactactaaccaactaacagttaacctactgtcctggacagacagcccagatagctgaggtgtgtgcccaggacagcgtgcttgaaccttaattggatataagcacgaaaataagttgaaatgaatgaatgaatatcctatttattacccttaatcaatcttaatttatatcactcatctcgtgtggttgacgttcctgtaaggtagTTGTGCACCAAGTCATTGTGTGAcatcaaagtgttacgtcccacttggcattctatgtaccaagatagttttaaccatatgattaataaatagaaGATCTCTACTGTTGTTAATTGGTAAATAAACTAGTTGTTAGAATTAGCCATGTATTAGACACCCTGTAATATCCACTGACCTAAACTGTTCTGTGTTCTCTCTTGTGTACAGGTACGCGGGAGTCCATCTAGACAGCCAGACATGTATTTAGATACCCAGTAATGACCTTAAATATTCTATGTGGTTGTTAAATGAGTTCTCTCTTGTGTACAGGTACGCAGGAGTCCATCTAGACAGCCAGACATGTATTTAGACACCCAGTAATGAACTTAAATATTCTATGTGGTTGTTAAATGAGTTCTCTCTTGTGTACAGGTATGCAGGTGTCCATCCAGACAGCCAGGCAGCGTACGAGCTGGCTGCCAGGGGTCTTGTTCGCCCTGCCCACGGCCAGACTCCTCCTATGTTGTACGGGGTCAAATGTATCGACTTCAATCCCCCGGACTTTACGCTGGGTAAGTGTGTTTAGCATGAGGGAACTTCAGTCATGCAGTATGTAATGGATCACAATACTAATGCTTACATTTAAAAATTCATGTACACTGGTAGAGGTGTAATTCTGagtgttgaaatattttataataatacatttttgtattatcAAGATTAGTAGTAATGGCTGAAGGATATTGAAGAATAGGATACAATGGTAACAAAATGAATATGGATGgtctattctaaatggttaTTTAATAAAAGACCAGTAGAAGTGGAAGCTTTAATACTGtactcaaaggccgtggtatgtgctatcctgtctatgggatggtgtatataaaaaatcccttgctgctaatcaaaaagagtagctcatgaagtagtgacagcgggtttcctcccacaatatctatgtggtccttaaccatgtgtccgatgctatataactataaataaaatgtgttgagtgtgttgttaaataaaacatttccttccttccttctttaataCTTTACATACTGTTGATTTGTTACGTTGAAATTGAGGAAActtgtaacattttaattttgtgaagTCTGACAGTTGCCACAAAATCATTACCGGCTGAATTCATAAGAACACCAGGCAACATTTAACTAACCCAAGTGGAATATTTTATAGAACCgaagtatattattttagtaaatgCCACTGAAAACTACATATACATATCTTTTCAGAAATCCACGCCATTAATGAAAAGTGTACCTACATGGGACACCTGATTCACGATATCGGCCTGCAGCTAAAATCTGGTGCAGTGTGCACGCACATCAGACGACTTAGATACGGCCATTTTCTTCTTGACCACGCTCTGCTTAGAAACGACTGGACCCTTGAGAACATCCTGCTGAACATGAGACTGTGTCGCCCCCTGGTGTCGGTCGACAAACTGCTGTCTGACATCAACATCAAACAGCTTCCGTCTGGAGCAGACGTCAGGAGGATTTCGTCTGGACATGATGTCGCAGATACAGAACCTCGATTGTCTaacacaagaacaaaaaacattgtGTCCTTACTGGACAGCAAGAGTGAAATAAATGATGACTCATTGATAAGGGGAGACAATGCAAATGATGATTCATTGAAAGGGGgaaatgatgaaaatgattCATTGATAAGGGGAGATAATGCAAATGATGATTCATTGATAAGGGGAGATAATGCAAATGATGATTCATTGAAAGGGGGAGATGATGAGAATGATTCATTGATAAGGGGAGACGATGCAGAAGATATCTCGtacaaaagaaatgaaagaatGTATCCATCTAGATGATGGAATGTTACAGTTTACTGAACTTTTCATAATaactattctttttttttaaagactacaTCCCTGGTCTTTGTGTTGTTTATGTTTTTACATAGAATTGAACCTACAGAAAATAGCACCTTATATAACAACCACCTAACCATAAAGGACAGTTACGGTGGGTCCAGCCAGCGTTAATATTGCGATATGTATGTAAAGGTGATCTGATAAGAAATGGCTTACGGTGTTTGGTGTCCTGGGTGGCATATGTACAGAGGTTAATGTGTACTCTTCAAAACAAGTAGGGGAATTATAATaaaaggtatattagctgtggggaatggttgtatgataatagtgaattaattgggcaaacattacaaccggtagttcagcattacagtaggttttatgaccaccaaagatcttgaaggacaattggggtcagaagtgaaatttgaaagttgacgttttttttatcagtaaatcgcaaattcaaacaataaaaatgactaaaaacaaaacaataacaactgtatgatcaacagaatgaaaaagattgacaaaaataatgttccacaataattaatcgaccttcctggaaattgtgaAAAtagagaatgacaccccacgcacgtgtactgggcaactgcgtgatggaTGTACAAaatatggaatgtgtttcggtgtgttgataaacagacctgaacgttctttactaggatgtctgtggccaaaacgtatgttcggtctaatagttgatgttaacattaatatttcaggttgcCCTACTTTTTTTAAGGGTATGTATATTTTGATTTGTATTGCAGTTATAGTACCtgtaatgttttacaaaataatatgtacaaagtgctaagtaatattttatgttatatcAGTAGCTTATGGGTGCCACTTGGTCTAATGAATGAGAAAAGACAAAACACTTGACTATTCAACATAGCTATCAAAACCTGTGGCAGATTATGCATTGTCCTCTGCAGATAAAAGagaaacaccacacacacacacacacacacacacacacacacacatacacactccgCTCCTCCCCCTAAGTTGCTGGCATCACGTATGCTTGTATTCAATTATTCACTGCCACACACAATAGTAGGAAATATTGTAATCCTTGGTAACAACATAACAGTGATGGGAAACTGGTTGGATGGGACATTAATAATGCTGTAGTATACTCCTTGATAAAAACAGACagcacactggttggaatgggaaattgaTCATGGTATACTATAATCCTTGGTAACAGCATAACTgatggaacactggttggaatgggaaattgaTAGTGCTGTACTATAATCCATGGTAACAACATAACtgatgggacactggttggaatgggaaattgaTAGTGCTGTACTGTAATCCTAGGTAACAGCATAACAGTGATGGCACACTGGTTGGTATGGGAAATTGATAATGCTGTACTATAATCCTAGGTAACAACATAACAGTGATggcacactggttggaatgggaaattgaTAATGCTGTACTATAATCCTTGGTAACAACATAACAGTGATggcacactggttggaatgggaaattgaTAATGCTGTACTATAGTCCTAGGTAATAACACAACAGTGATGAGATACTGGATGGAATGGGAAAATGATAATGCTATACTATAATCCTTGGTAACAACATAACAGTAATGGCACACTGGTCGGAATGGGAAATGACCAAGCATAACCAGTCTCATGTGGGCACTTAAAAGCGTATCAAAACAGTAATACAACCAAACGTTTACAGTATATAGGGGGGCACTGCTGCCTCCGTACACTGAAAAGAATACATTATCTTCTTTAAATGTTGAaaggcaaattaatatataaaaatcccCACCACTTGTTGGCATCTTACAGGCGCGAATCCAGGAAGAAGTGCTGAAGGAGTAACACGCCCCTCCCCCGCTCCTTGCCTacgttcaaaaaaaaaaaaaatgcgtgTTCAAAGACCTCTTCCCATGCCTGGCAACCTAACCCCCTTTAACAAACCCCTGGGTCCGCGCCTGTCTTACGACGCCTTTTACTTGCAAAAATTGCCCACAAGAGATGAGAAACTTTTGCTGGTAGAGGCGTCATCACTATAGATAATATTGTAGCAAAATGACAATTGTAGTGAAGAGTATGTCAGTAGTGGAGCTTTTTGATGCATCCTggatcattttaaaatgaagttgAATTAAAGTAAGGCCCGCCATTACCACCCAACATTTCTGAGATGAATGGTGATCAAAGAGAAAACGTTGACGTTTGTGTCGAGTTCTGAGGGAAGTTGGTAAAGGGCCATTTCACGTAAGGTCTACTTTTTGTCCCGTCTCGAACACTCATTATTAcaggagcgggatgtagcccagtggtaccccccacccacccacccaaaccaaaaaaacacGTACCCTATCccgcaataaataaatatgtatggtTTTGATTTCGGCAGCACCTTGGTCCTACCCCATCCCTCCGCTACTTACAACATTGTTATCTAATTTCAATAATAATCTTATTACAGATGAGGAACAAAAGTGCCTAGTACTTCGTCTgaattatttcatttctttaaatgtcttttgaaaaaaaaaaaaatttacaattacgattactttttatttgtgtttttaaatgtttccgGGAATGTGCCGACAAAAAGGGTACATTTCCATACTTTCCActtaaatatcaataacaataattt
This window contains:
- the LOC121384397 gene encoding mitochondrial mRNA pseudouridine synthase Trub2-like, with translation MKFDWAPAVYRNLNGILCVYKPSGLPVHKVTEIIQANIVRDLNALPCYKYERLVRNVNTDPVTAAATTSLSMPTVTTQPTVQDELSEHRLVLGPRYIPSDITMRHIHGLSRHTSGVLVYGVGRGCQYIEHIAQAKYLRVYHVKGRFGWATENFSPKGRIIERTSFRHITKPKLDKVCASAQAGHTKNMFEYAGVHPDSQAAYELAARGLVRPAHGQTPPMLYGVKCIDFNPPDFTLEIHAINEKCTYMGHLIHDIGLQLKSGAVCTHIRRLRYGHFLLDHALLRNDWTLENILLNMRLCRPLVSVDKLLSDINIKQLPSGADVRRISSGHDVADTEPRLSNTRTKNIVSLLDSKSEINDDSLIRGDNANDDSLKGGNDENDSLIRGDNANDDSLIRGDNANDDSLKGGDDENDSLIRGDDAEDISYKRNERMYPSR